From one Amycolatopsis sp. FDAARGOS 1241 genomic stretch:
- a CDS encoding PaaX family transcriptional regulator C-terminal domain-containing protein: MTAVPESTELDAGRAAQPRQLIVSVYGFYHRIEGGWLSVASLIDLLAALGVDEPAVRSSISRLKRRGILDAVRRDSTAGYELSETALAILREGDERIFRRDRATLADGWLLAVFSVPETERHKRHVLRTQLARLGFGTASSGVWIAPAHLHAVTADALTRLGLASYADLFRAEHLAFGDARDKVREWWDLDQLDALYTAFLEEHGPVLDRWKRRRTAPGDEAFADYVRVLTGWRRMPYLDPGLPSELLPQDWSGIRAAEVFFALHERLEAPARDYLLQVLSG, from the coding sequence GTGACGGCCGTACCGGAGTCAACCGAGCTCGACGCCGGGCGTGCCGCCCAGCCTCGACAGCTGATCGTGTCCGTATACGGCTTCTACCACCGGATCGAGGGTGGCTGGCTGTCCGTCGCGTCGCTCATCGACCTGCTCGCGGCGCTCGGCGTGGACGAGCCGGCGGTGCGCTCCTCGATTTCGCGGTTGAAGCGGCGCGGCATCCTCGACGCAGTGCGCCGCGACAGCACCGCGGGTTACGAGCTGTCGGAGACCGCGCTCGCGATCCTGCGCGAAGGCGACGAACGCATCTTCCGCCGCGACCGCGCGACGCTCGCCGACGGCTGGCTGCTCGCCGTCTTCTCCGTGCCCGAAACAGAGCGGCACAAGCGCCACGTGCTGCGCACGCAGCTGGCCCGTCTCGGCTTCGGCACCGCGTCGTCCGGCGTGTGGATCGCGCCCGCCCACCTGCACGCCGTCACCGCCGACGCGCTGACCCGCCTGGGTCTGGCGAGCTACGCCGACCTGTTCCGCGCCGAGCACCTGGCCTTCGGCGACGCGCGTGACAAGGTCCGCGAGTGGTGGGACCTCGACCAGCTCGACGCGCTGTACACGGCGTTCCTCGAAGAGCACGGCCCCGTGCTCGACCGCTGGAAGCGGCGCCGCACGGCGCCGGGTGACGAGGCGTTCGCCGACTACGTGCGCGTGCTCACCGGCTGGCGGCGCATGCCCTACCTCGACCCGGGCCTGCCCTCCGAGCTGCTGCCGCAGGACTGGTCCGGCATCCGCGCGGCCGAGGTCTTCTTCGCGCTCCACGAACGCCTCGAAGCCCCGGCCCGCGACTACCTGCTGCAGGTGCTCAGCGGCTGA
- a CDS encoding nitroreductase family deazaflavin-dependent oxidoreductase, which translates to MSDWNQGIIDEFRANEGKVGGMFEGANMLLLTHTGAKSGTKRVSPLVYTTDGDRMVIAASKGGADTNPDWYHNLVANPKVTVEIGTETFEATAKLVDDRAERDRLYAGMVAHMPGFGDYEKKTQRLIPVFVLER; encoded by the coding sequence ATGTCGGATTGGAACCAGGGCATCATCGACGAGTTCCGCGCGAACGAAGGCAAGGTCGGGGGCATGTTCGAGGGGGCCAACATGCTGCTGCTGACCCACACCGGCGCCAAGAGCGGCACGAAGCGGGTCTCCCCGCTGGTCTACACGACCGACGGTGACCGCATGGTCATCGCGGCGTCCAAGGGCGGCGCCGACACGAACCCGGACTGGTACCACAACCTCGTCGCCAACCCGAAGGTCACGGTCGAGATCGGCACGGAGACCTTCGAGGCCACCGCGAAGCTCGTCGACGACCGCGCCGAGCGCGACCGCCTGTACGCCGGGATGGTCGCGCACATGCCGGGCTTCGGGGACTACGAGAAGAAGACGCAGCGCCTGATCCCGGTCTTCGTGCTCGAGCGCTAG
- a CDS encoding acyltransferase, which yields MSHDEYLGMRRFPGLDGLRAIAATIVVFFHFAGPTFVWPSGWVGVYIFFVLSGFLITTLLLREQDRTGRISLSGFYLRRVFRILPPYLVILGGIIAFVLLRGEFLARDFPHALKYYLTFLNEFLPASGGNGSDNFFSGSWTLGIEEKFYLVWPFLLVAIGVGAARRKLALVFAAMAVLLALVPLTTGGWLLDFSPTAVYRSSIHYAILLCGCLLAILLHHRRSYALLRPLTHPLAAVPIVAAFLVLHANLDPLWRAARQNLVVLIAYAVLTMLLLIVLLSPGPARWLLSTAPMRFVGERSYSLYLLQGPVHFAVVQAVPALGHNRLITAVTVFVVDLAVADLIHRWVEQPMIAYGKRLIGRRRARRAAVVPVPGEPRVTAAV from the coding sequence ATGAGCCATGACGAGTACCTCGGCATGCGCAGGTTCCCCGGTCTCGACGGCTTGCGCGCCATCGCCGCCACGATCGTCGTGTTCTTCCACTTCGCCGGGCCGACGTTCGTGTGGCCGTCGGGGTGGGTGGGCGTCTACATCTTCTTCGTGCTGTCCGGGTTCCTGATCACGACGCTGCTGCTGCGGGAGCAGGACCGCACCGGGCGCATCTCGCTGAGCGGCTTCTACCTGCGCCGCGTCTTCCGGATCCTGCCGCCCTACCTGGTGATCCTGGGCGGCATCATCGCGTTCGTGCTGCTGCGCGGCGAATTCCTCGCGCGCGACTTCCCGCACGCGCTGAAGTACTACCTGACGTTCCTCAACGAGTTCCTCCCCGCCTCCGGCGGCAACGGTTCGGACAACTTCTTCTCCGGCTCGTGGACGCTGGGCATCGAGGAGAAGTTCTACCTCGTGTGGCCGTTCCTGCTGGTCGCGATCGGCGTCGGCGCCGCACGGCGCAAGCTGGCGCTGGTGTTCGCCGCGATGGCCGTCCTGCTGGCACTCGTGCCGCTGACCACCGGCGGCTGGCTGCTCGACTTCTCGCCGACCGCGGTCTACCGCTCGAGCATCCACTACGCCATCCTGCTCTGCGGCTGCCTGCTGGCGATCCTGCTGCACCACCGCCGCAGCTACGCGTTGCTGCGGCCGCTCACGCACCCGCTGGCCGCCGTACCGATCGTGGCGGCGTTCCTCGTGCTGCACGCGAACCTCGACCCGCTGTGGCGCGCCGCCCGCCAGAACCTGGTGGTGCTGATCGCGTACGCGGTGCTGACCATGCTGCTGCTGATCGTGCTGCTCTCACCCGGTCCGGCGCGGTGGCTGCTGTCGACGGCGCCGATGCGGTTCGTGGGTGAGCGGTCCTACTCGCTGTACCTGCTGCAGGGACCGGTGCACTTCGCGGTGGTGCAGGCGGTGCCGGCGCTGGGCCACAACCGGCTGATCACCGCGGTGACGGTGTTCGTGGTGGACCTGGCGGTGGCGGATCTGATCCACCGGTGGGTGGAGCAGCCGATGATCGCGTACGGGAAGCGGCTGATCGGCCGGCGGCGGGCTCGCCGGGCAGCGGTCGTGCCGGTGCCCGGCGAGCCTCGCGTGACGGCGGCCGTCTAG
- a CDS encoding MarR family winged helix-turn-helix transcriptional regulator has translation MATKTGPSVEDGVRELLLLMPRLVGRTKRTPVPAELADLSLAPRHLCLLSFLLFDGPMTVTELAGRLEVAPTTVSLMVSDLSRQGLLTRAEDPADRRRTIVSISEAKRGAVDAWLAPGAQAWHRTLAPLTPAERALVISALKSYERDLTAGCCPARH, from the coding sequence ATGGCCACGAAGACCGGGCCGAGCGTCGAGGACGGGGTCCGCGAGCTGCTCCTGTTGATGCCGCGCCTGGTCGGCCGCACGAAGCGGACACCGGTGCCGGCGGAGCTGGCGGACCTGTCCCTCGCGCCACGGCACCTGTGCCTGCTGTCCTTCCTGCTCTTCGACGGCCCGATGACCGTCACCGAACTCGCCGGCCGGCTCGAAGTCGCGCCCACCACGGTGAGTCTCATGGTCAGCGATCTGTCGCGCCAGGGTCTGCTCACGCGCGCCGAGGACCCGGCCGACCGCCGCCGCACCATCGTGAGCATCAGCGAGGCCAAACGCGGCGCCGTCGACGCGTGGCTGGCGCCCGGCGCGCAGGCGTGGCACCGGACGCTGGCACCGCTGACACCGGCGGAACGGGCGCTGGTGATCAGCGCGCTGAAGTCCTACGAGCGGGACCTCACCGCCGGCTGCTGCCCCGCGCGGCACTGA
- a CDS encoding GNAT family N-acetyltransferase has translation MAKRTCDRRGHAFALGRFLFRTPTAWEYAAAVACGSDPAAQRWLGWLPDSVVAEPMRSEALRILPGTGPAWATPDPHSVDVVAIDLLEGRCAGLVSVHSGEDGGPETGGYLAPAYRGRGLGRDLFAAGLLLAHSHLGLPRVRAGAEVGNVASGRSLEAAGMRRASGPPHYTLPNGRVSEAWWYQHDVPRPHRCPGPRAEWLAR, from the coding sequence ATGGCGAAGCGCACCTGCGACCGCCGCGGACACGCGTTCGCGCTCGGCCGGTTCCTCTTCCGCACGCCCACGGCCTGGGAATACGCCGCCGCCGTGGCCTGCGGCAGCGACCCGGCGGCGCAGCGCTGGCTCGGCTGGCTGCCCGATTCCGTCGTGGCCGAACCCATGCGCTCCGAAGCGCTGCGCATCCTGCCCGGCACCGGCCCGGCCTGGGCCACCCCCGATCCGCACTCCGTCGACGTGGTGGCCATCGACCTGCTGGAAGGCCGGTGCGCCGGCCTGGTCAGCGTGCACAGCGGCGAGGACGGCGGCCCCGAGACCGGCGGTTACCTGGCCCCGGCCTACCGCGGCCGGGGCCTGGGCCGCGACCTGTTCGCCGCCGGGTTGCTGCTGGCTCATTCGCACCTCGGCCTGCCGCGCGTGCGTGCGGGGGCCGAGGTCGGCAACGTCGCCAGCGGCCGCTCCCTGGAGGCGGCCGGCATGCGGCGCGCCTCCGGCCCGCCCCACTACACGCTGCCGAACGGCCGCGTCAGCGAAGCGTGGTGGTACCAGCACGACGTCCCTCGCCCGCACCGTTGCCCGGGTCCGCGAGCCGAGTGGCTGGCCCGCTGA
- a CDS encoding bifunctional salicylyl-CoA 5-hydroxylase/oxidoreductase, which produces MRISVLGGGPAGLYFAALAKQLGPEHEITVWERNAPDDTFGFGVVFSDETLGGIEHADSAVHEAMSREFARWDDIDVHYRGEVHTSGGHGFAAMSRKRLLAILQERCRELGVDLRFRTEAPDAEQLSRDYDLVIASDGVNSGVRRRFADSFRPTVETRRCRYIWLGTDLVFDAFKFHVLETPHGIMQIHGYPYGRDGSTFILELHEDVWQQAFAPIAATDLAPGESDEKSIELIRELCADVLGEHHMLANNSKWNTFGTVRCESWVHDNVVLLGDAAHTAHFSIGSGTKLAMEDALALAACLHEQDSVASALAAYEAERKPVVESTQRAAQASLEWFESLAQYTHQEPEQFAFNLLTRSRRVTYDNLKLRDPEFATELDEWFARSLGTPVAPPMFQPVRIGELELPNRVIVSPMDMYSAVDGVPGEFHLVHLGSKALGGAGLVMTEMICVSPEARITPGCPGLYTDEQTRAWQRIVDFVHDSTPAKIGLQLGHSGRKGSTKLMWEGMDDPLPEGNWEVCGPSPLPYRPDSQTPRELSVEELAEIREQFVASARRAAEAGFDLLELHCAHGYLLSSFLSPLTNQRTDAYGGSLENRLRFPLEVFDAVREVWPTGRPMTVRISATDWYDGGIEADDAVEIARAFASHGAAAVDVSTGQVVSEERPKFGRSYQTPYADRIRNELGREFGTAVIAVGAISSYDDVNSLILAGRADLCALGRTHLYNPQWTLHAAAEQEYPVPWPKPWAAGKRRPVTGRTDGPEPRLELVRTGGHQTAHARWRPERER; this is translated from the coding sequence GTGCGGATTTCGGTTCTCGGCGGCGGCCCGGCGGGCCTCTACTTCGCCGCCCTAGCGAAGCAGCTCGGCCCTGAGCACGAGATCACGGTGTGGGAACGCAACGCGCCGGATGACACGTTCGGGTTCGGCGTGGTGTTCTCGGACGAAACGCTCGGCGGCATCGAGCACGCCGACTCGGCGGTGCACGAGGCGATGAGCCGCGAGTTCGCCCGGTGGGACGACATCGACGTGCACTACCGCGGCGAGGTGCACACGTCCGGCGGGCACGGGTTCGCGGCGATGAGCCGCAAGCGGCTGCTGGCGATCCTGCAGGAGCGCTGCCGCGAGCTCGGCGTGGACCTGCGGTTCCGCACCGAGGCGCCCGACGCCGAGCAGCTCTCGCGCGACTACGACCTGGTCATCGCGTCCGACGGCGTGAACTCGGGCGTGCGCCGGCGGTTCGCGGACTCGTTCCGCCCGACCGTCGAGACACGCCGGTGCCGCTACATCTGGCTGGGCACCGACCTGGTCTTCGACGCCTTCAAGTTCCACGTGCTCGAAACGCCCCACGGGATCATGCAGATCCACGGCTACCCGTACGGGCGCGACGGCAGCACGTTCATCCTCGAACTGCACGAGGACGTGTGGCAGCAGGCGTTCGCGCCGATCGCCGCCACCGACCTCGCACCGGGCGAGAGCGACGAGAAGTCCATCGAGCTCATCCGCGAACTGTGCGCCGACGTGCTGGGCGAGCACCACATGCTGGCCAACAACTCGAAGTGGAACACCTTCGGCACGGTCCGCTGCGAGAGCTGGGTGCACGACAACGTGGTGCTGCTCGGCGACGCCGCGCACACCGCCCACTTCTCGATCGGCTCCGGCACCAAGCTGGCGATGGAGGACGCGCTGGCGCTGGCCGCGTGCCTGCACGAGCAGGACTCCGTCGCCTCGGCGCTGGCGGCGTACGAAGCCGAGCGCAAGCCCGTGGTCGAGTCGACGCAGCGCGCGGCGCAGGCGAGCCTGGAGTGGTTCGAGAGCCTGGCGCAGTACACGCACCAGGAGCCGGAGCAGTTCGCGTTCAACCTGCTCACGCGCAGCCGCCGCGTCACCTACGACAACTTGAAGCTGCGGGATCCGGAGTTCGCCACGGAGCTGGACGAGTGGTTCGCGCGCTCGCTCGGCACGCCGGTCGCGCCGCCGATGTTCCAGCCCGTGCGCATCGGAGAGCTGGAGCTGCCGAACCGCGTGATCGTGTCGCCGATGGACATGTATTCGGCCGTCGACGGCGTGCCCGGTGAGTTCCACCTGGTGCACCTGGGCAGCAAGGCGCTCGGCGGCGCCGGCCTGGTGATGACGGAGATGATCTGCGTTTCACCCGAAGCCCGGATCACGCCGGGCTGCCCCGGCCTGTACACCGACGAGCAGACGCGGGCGTGGCAGCGCATCGTCGACTTCGTGCACGACAGCACGCCGGCGAAGATCGGGTTGCAGCTGGGCCACTCCGGGCGCAAGGGTTCGACGAAACTCATGTGGGAGGGCATGGACGATCCGCTGCCGGAGGGCAACTGGGAGGTCTGCGGCCCGTCGCCGCTGCCGTACCGGCCGGACAGCCAGACGCCGCGGGAGCTGAGCGTCGAGGAGCTGGCGGAGATCCGGGAGCAGTTCGTGGCTTCGGCGCGCCGGGCGGCGGAGGCCGGGTTCGACCTGCTGGAGCTGCACTGCGCGCACGGGTACCTGCTGTCGTCGTTCCTGTCGCCGCTGACGAACCAGCGGACGGACGCGTACGGGGGATCGTTGGAGAACCGGCTGCGGTTCCCGCTGGAGGTGTTCGACGCCGTCCGCGAGGTGTGGCCCACCGGCCGGCCGATGACGGTGCGCATCTCCGCCACGGACTGGTACGACGGCGGGATCGAGGCGGACGACGCCGTCGAGATCGCACGGGCGTTCGCCTCGCACGGCGCGGCGGCGGTCGACGTGTCGACCGGGCAGGTCGTGAGCGAGGAGCGGCCGAAGTTCGGGCGCAGCTACCAGACGCCGTACGCGGACCGGATCCGCAACGAGCTCGGGCGCGAGTTCGGCACGGCCGTGATCGCCGTCGGCGCGATCTCCTCGTACGACGACGTGAACTCGCTGATCCTCGCCGGGCGCGCGGACCTGTGCGCGCTGGGCCGGACCCACCTCTACAATCCACAGTGGACTTTGCACGCGGCCGCGGAGCAGGAGTACCCGGTGCCGTGGCCGAAGCCGTGGGCGGCCGGGAAGCGGCGGCCGGTCACCG
- a CDS encoding FAD-binding oxidoreductase: MKTFIPGQDGYAAATAGFQTGVRSAPELVVAAEGARDVAEAVRHANAYGLTVDVEATGHGRRTPAEGVLISTRRMTDVAIDPARATARVGAGTTWGAVIAAAAEHGLAPLSGSAPGVGVVGYTLGGGFSLLGRRYGLAADRVRSAEVVTTDGTIERTTDAGAGVVTALEFGLVSVTSLYGGGLYFDTLRLPDILRAWRDWTTDLPDALTTSLALIPYPDLPMVPQPLRGKHIAHVRVAHLGAGGPELAAPLRAKGPLVDTLTTMPFTESGAIAAEPPIPHAYLGDNRVVAHLPDSTLAAILEHAGPGAPVPTVLIIDLLGGAYAHSTAPDFTPQSRYTVRALSVVETTGPDPIRAAHAKLFDPLATTGRLRSFVYGQPFRPGS; encoded by the coding sequence ATGAAAACCTTCATCCCGGGTCAGGACGGTTACGCGGCCGCCACCGCCGGCTTCCAGACCGGCGTCCGATCGGCTCCGGAGCTGGTCGTCGCCGCGGAGGGCGCGCGAGACGTCGCCGAGGCCGTGCGGCACGCGAACGCCTACGGCCTGACCGTCGACGTCGAGGCGACCGGGCACGGCCGCCGGACGCCGGCCGAGGGGGTGCTGATCTCGACGCGCCGCATGACGGACGTGGCGATCGACCCAGCGCGTGCCACCGCGCGCGTCGGGGCGGGCACGACGTGGGGCGCGGTCATCGCGGCCGCCGCGGAGCACGGGCTGGCGCCGCTCAGCGGTTCGGCGCCCGGGGTCGGCGTGGTCGGCTACACACTCGGCGGCGGGTTCAGCCTGCTCGGCCGCCGCTACGGGCTCGCCGCGGACCGGGTGCGGTCCGCCGAGGTCGTGACCACCGACGGGACGATCGAGCGCACGACGGACGCCGGCGCCGGCGTCGTCACCGCGCTGGAATTCGGCCTCGTGTCCGTGACCAGCCTCTACGGCGGCGGCCTGTACTTCGACACCCTGCGGCTGCCCGACATCCTGCGCGCGTGGCGCGACTGGACCACTGACCTCCCCGACGCGCTAACGACGTCGCTCGCCCTGATCCCCTACCCGGACCTGCCGATGGTCCCGCAACCGTTGCGGGGCAAGCACATCGCGCACGTCCGCGTCGCCCACCTCGGCGCCGGCGGGCCGGAGCTCGCCGCTCCGCTGCGCGCAAAGGGACCGCTCGTGGACACGCTCACGACGATGCCGTTCACCGAGTCCGGCGCGATCGCCGCCGAACCGCCGATCCCGCACGCCTACCTCGGCGACAACCGCGTCGTCGCGCACCTGCCCGACAGCACCCTCGCCGCGATCCTCGAGCACGCGGGCCCCGGCGCGCCCGTGCCGACCGTCCTGATCATCGACCTCCTCGGCGGCGCCTACGCGCATTCGACCGCCCCGGACTTCACGCCGCAATCGCGGTACACGGTGCGCGCGCTGTCCGTGGTCGAAACCACCGGGCCGGACCCGATCCGGGCCGCGCACGCGAAGCTGTTCGACCCGCTGGCGACGACGGGGCGTTTGCGCAGTTTCGTCTACGGTCAGCCGTTTCGCCCCGGCTCGTGA
- a CDS encoding RidA family protein, whose protein sequence is MERINPPELGRPSGFSHAVAAEGRLVFLAGQTALDEHGRIVGDGVVEQFERALGNLLTALRAAGGEPADLCSVTIYLVDMDDYKAHAREIGKVWKRLAGTEYPAMAGIGVSRLWDVEALVEVQGFAVVSR, encoded by the coding sequence ATGGAGCGCATCAACCCACCCGAGCTGGGCCGCCCGTCCGGCTTCTCCCACGCCGTGGCCGCCGAAGGCCGGCTCGTCTTCCTCGCCGGTCAGACGGCACTCGACGAGCACGGCAGGATCGTCGGTGACGGCGTGGTCGAGCAATTCGAGCGGGCGCTCGGCAACCTGCTCACGGCCCTGCGCGCGGCCGGCGGTGAGCCCGCCGACCTGTGCAGCGTCACCATCTACCTCGTCGACATGGACGACTACAAGGCCCACGCGCGGGAGATCGGCAAGGTGTGGAAGCGCCTCGCCGGGACCGAGTACCCGGCGATGGCGGGCATCGGCGTGAGCCGGCTGTGGGACGTCGAGGCCCTGGTGGAGGTGCAGGGCTTCGCGGTGGTCAGCCGCTGA
- a CDS encoding alkaline phosphatase family protein has translation MAPDPIPAAPEPESGTTRRRFLQGAGAAAGALMLGGIADTGAANAAPAAKYRLPKGFRGDLSDLRHVVILMQENRSTDHYFGTFPGVRGFNDKQALRFQDGTSVFQQRDSTGAIVTPKVDDGMWGNDHGAWGDVNHRKWDLWVQHNGASCMNYHSDAYMSFYHSVAAQYTIADQNFCSEFGPTDPNRKYLWSGTSNTETGNTDESNYSRPWLTVPEQLQQAGIDWRLYSDNSGNGRQGYLSSWIGDYGDNELKYFKGFEPNGLAAGDPKLRPGTGLIWRGNATYYAGATTPNDDSDANLDAVLKDFHDACRPGAEHPLPAVSWLVAPYGWSEHPDADTLHGERYVKKVLDILQSNPDIWNHTLFILNYDENDGKFDHVLPPWPEAGTAGEYTGSYPLGFGPRVPMVLVSPWTRGGYVASEVFDHTSTIKFLEKWAAHLGKPFRCPNISQWRRSIAGDLTSALDFAHPQPGPATFADPVAEQPVSIAAGHMKPRPLSFHPHATLTQDRSGKVTATMTLTGGPQDKAVSFQVFPDKLKAFSSTPFTVTARNPRQYTWDTTATGGEYAFSIYSNDGFVRSFAGRVSPNGTDPRVETDLLQREQQVKLTLHNDGPKPVTYTLTAHDYRGGTRRVTVRGGKHEVVAWPTENGYYDVVVTVDSDSSWTQRYAGRIAMDR, from the coding sequence ATGGCCCCCGATCCGATCCCCGCGGCACCCGAGCCCGAGTCCGGCACCACGCGCCGCCGGTTCCTGCAGGGCGCGGGTGCCGCCGCCGGTGCGCTGATGCTCGGTGGGATCGCCGACACGGGCGCCGCGAACGCCGCGCCGGCGGCGAAGTACCGCTTGCCCAAGGGGTTCAGAGGCGACCTGTCCGACTTGAGACACGTCGTGATCCTGATGCAGGAGAACCGCTCCACCGACCACTACTTCGGCACGTTCCCCGGCGTGCGCGGCTTCAACGACAAGCAGGCACTGCGGTTCCAGGACGGCACCAGCGTCTTCCAGCAGCGCGACAGCACCGGCGCCATCGTCACGCCGAAGGTCGACGACGGCATGTGGGGCAACGACCACGGCGCCTGGGGCGACGTCAACCACCGCAAGTGGGACCTGTGGGTGCAGCACAACGGCGCCAGCTGCATGAACTACCACAGCGACGCCTACATGAGCTTCTACCACTCGGTCGCGGCGCAGTACACGATCGCCGACCAGAACTTCTGCTCCGAGTTCGGGCCGACCGACCCGAACCGGAAGTACCTGTGGAGCGGCACGTCCAACACCGAGACCGGCAACACGGACGAGTCCAACTACAGCCGGCCGTGGCTCACGGTGCCCGAACAGCTCCAGCAGGCCGGCATCGACTGGCGGCTGTACTCCGACAACAGCGGCAACGGGCGCCAGGGCTATCTCAGCTCGTGGATCGGCGACTACGGCGACAACGAGCTCAAGTACTTCAAGGGCTTCGAGCCCAACGGGCTGGCCGCCGGCGACCCGAAGCTGCGCCCCGGCACCGGCCTGATCTGGCGCGGCAACGCCACGTACTACGCCGGGGCCACCACGCCGAACGACGACTCCGACGCGAACCTCGACGCGGTCCTGAAGGACTTCCACGACGCCTGCCGGCCGGGGGCGGAGCACCCGCTGCCAGCGGTCTCGTGGCTCGTGGCACCCTACGGCTGGTCCGAGCACCCGGACGCGGACACACTGCACGGCGAGCGCTACGTCAAGAAGGTGCTCGACATCCTGCAGAGCAACCCCGATATCTGGAACCACACCCTCTTCATCCTCAACTACGACGAGAACGACGGGAAGTTCGACCACGTGCTGCCGCCGTGGCCCGAGGCCGGCACCGCGGGCGAGTACACCGGCTCGTACCCGCTCGGCTTCGGCCCGCGCGTGCCGATGGTGCTGGTCTCGCCGTGGACGCGCGGCGGGTACGTCGCGTCGGAGGTCTTCGACCACACGTCGACGATCAAGTTCCTGGAGAAGTGGGCGGCGCACCTCGGCAAACCGTTCAGGTGCCCCAACATCAGCCAATGGCGCCGCTCCATCGCGGGTGACCTGACGAGCGCGCTCGACTTCGCGCACCCGCAGCCCGGCCCGGCGACGTTCGCCGATCCGGTCGCCGAGCAGCCCGTGTCGATCGCGGCCGGGCACATGAAGCCGCGCCCGCTGAGCTTCCACCCGCACGCGACCCTCACGCAGGACCGCTCGGGCAAGGTCACCGCCACGATGACGCTGACCGGCGGCCCGCAGGACAAGGCCGTGAGCTTCCAGGTGTTCCCGGACAAGCTGAAGGCCTTCTCCAGCACGCCGTTCACCGTCACCGCGCGCAACCCGCGCCAGTACACCTGGGACACGACGGCGACAGGCGGCGAGTACGCCTTCTCGATCTACTCGAACGACGGCTTCGTGCGTTCGTTCGCCGGCCGCGTCTCGCCGAACGGAACCGACCCGCGCGTGGAGACCGACCTGCTGCAGCGCGAACAGCAGGTGAAGCTCACGCTGCACAACGACGGCCCCAAGCCGGTGACGTACACCCTGACCGCCCACGACTACCGCGGCGGCACCCGGCGCGTGACGGTGCGCGGCGGCAAGCACGAGGTCGTCGCGTGGCCGACCGAGAACGGCTACTACGACGTGGTCGTCACGGTCGACTCCGACAGCAGCTGGACGCAGCGCTACGCCGGCCGGATCGCCATGGACCGCTAG
- a CDS encoding LysR family transcriptional regulator, with protein MELHQLEYFVAVAEEANFTRAAARMHVAQPGVSAQIRRLERELGQPLFDRSGRTVRLTDVGEAALPHARAALAAVAAVRETVAEHEGLVRGQVAMGMVTSAGPVALPDFLAGFAERYPGVEITLGEANSDVMIDALRDGQLDVAVIGLADGIPAGLATQVVLDEALVAVVAPSDVLADRTEVTLAQLSERSLICLPKGTGLRGVLDRAFATAGLHLRVTLEASDPNVLAQLAMRGLGVALVPESLARYYAEQLHTALLRPRLRGQLALAWRAGGPIGPAARALIDFARSVL; from the coding sequence ATGGAACTGCACCAGCTCGAGTACTTCGTGGCCGTCGCCGAGGAGGCCAACTTCACGCGGGCGGCGGCTCGGATGCACGTCGCGCAGCCGGGCGTCAGCGCGCAGATCCGGCGGCTCGAACGGGAGCTGGGGCAGCCGTTGTTCGACCGCTCGGGCCGGACGGTCCGGCTGACCGACGTCGGCGAAGCCGCGCTGCCCCACGCGCGGGCGGCGCTTGCCGCGGTGGCGGCGGTGCGCGAGACCGTGGCCGAACACGAGGGTCTGGTGCGCGGTCAGGTGGCGATGGGGATGGTGACGTCGGCAGGGCCCGTCGCGTTGCCGGACTTCCTGGCGGGCTTCGCGGAACGGTACCCGGGCGTGGAGATCACCTTGGGGGAAGCCAATTCCGACGTCATGATCGACGCGCTGCGCGACGGTCAGCTCGACGTCGCGGTGATCGGGCTCGCCGACGGGATCCCGGCCGGCTTGGCGACGCAGGTGGTGCTCGACGAGGCGCTGGTCGCCGTCGTCGCGCCGTCGGACGTCCTGGCCGATCGGACCGAGGTGACGCTGGCGCAGCTGTCCGAGCGGTCGCTCATCTGCCTGCCGAAGGGGACGGGGTTGCGCGGAGTGCTGGATCGCGCGTTCGCGACGGCCGGGTTGCACCTGCGGGTGACGCTTGAGGCGAGTGACCCGAACGTGCTGGCGCAGCTGGCGATGCGGGGGCTGGGGGTGGCTCTCGTGCCCGAGTCGCTGGCCCGCTACTACGCCGAGCAGCTGCACACGGCGCTGCTGCGGCCGCGGCTGAGGGGCCAGCTGGCGCTGGCGTGGCGCGCGGGCGGTCCCATCGGCCCTGCGGCCCGCGCGCTGATCGACTTCGCCCGCTCCGTGCTGTGA